A stretch of Bacillus pseudomycoides DNA encodes these proteins:
- a CDS encoding glycosyltransferase family 4 protein — MKVLHMNAGAEEGGGKTHIISLLSQFPKDEVELLVFEEGAMAREARELGIKVHVFSQSSRYDISILSQIRTFIHEGNFDIVHTHGARVNFYLSLLKRKIRAKWVTTVHSDPTLDFMKRGLKGWIFTKLNLHSYKKVDLFFAITERFKKNTVALGVPKDKICTVYNGIEYDDIPARPYNMKDKFGIEEGVFTAIQVARLHPVKGHNILFDALQKLTIPNIKVLLVGDGPIEAELKGAVKQKSLEDKVLFLGHRLDVKELYASAHINLLTSYSESFPLVLLEAANQRLTSITTNVGDMEQLIIDPTYGWIVPTGDADALASALEEGYKKWVNGELALMGERLYEHASSRFSLRNLYEDTHKAYKKLLLK; from the coding sequence ATGAAAGTGTTGCATATGAATGCTGGAGCAGAAGAAGGTGGCGGAAAAACTCACATTATTTCACTTTTGTCGCAATTTCCAAAGGATGAAGTTGAACTACTTGTGTTTGAAGAAGGTGCAATGGCTAGAGAAGCAAGAGAGCTTGGAATTAAGGTGCACGTTTTTTCTCAATCATCTCGTTATGACATATCAATTCTTTCTCAAATACGTACGTTTATTCATGAAGGAAACTTTGATATTGTACATACGCATGGCGCGCGCGTGAACTTTTATCTTTCTCTTCTAAAAAGGAAGATACGTGCAAAATGGGTAACAACTGTTCATAGTGATCCAACCCTTGATTTTATGAAGCGTGGTTTAAAAGGTTGGATTTTTACAAAGTTAAATTTACATTCTTATAAAAAGGTTGATTTGTTTTTTGCAATTACGGAACGTTTTAAGAAAAATACTGTAGCACTCGGTGTGCCAAAAGATAAAATTTGTACCGTTTATAACGGGATTGAATATGACGATATTCCAGCAAGACCCTATAACATGAAAGATAAATTTGGCATAGAAGAAGGAGTATTTACAGCGATTCAAGTAGCTCGTCTTCATCCTGTAAAAGGACATAATATTTTATTTGATGCCTTACAAAAACTCACGATTCCTAACATAAAAGTATTATTAGTCGGTGATGGACCGATTGAAGCAGAGTTAAAAGGGGCAGTAAAGCAAAAAAGTTTAGAAGATAAAGTTCTGTTTTTAGGTCACCGTTTGGATGTAAAAGAATTATATGCATCCGCTCATATTAATTTATTAACTTCTTATAGTGAAAGCTTCCCGCTAGTACTGTTAGAAGCTGCAAATCAACGTTTAACGTCTATTACAACAAATGTTGGCGATATGGAGCAGCTGATTATTGATCCTACTTATGGATGGATTGTGCCGACTGGTGATGCAGATGCATTAGCAAGTGCATTAGAGGAAGGCTATAAGAAATGGGTGAATGGTGAATTAGCATTGATGGGTGAACGTTTGTATGAGCATGCTTCTTCTCGTTTCTCATTACGAAACCTATATGAAGATACTCATAAAGCATATAAAAAACTTTTATTGAAATAG
- a CDS encoding trimeric intracellular cation channel family protein, with the protein MLLIEIFTFLGLIAAAISGTLVGLKKDLDLFGVLCLAVATALGGGIIRDIMIGNLPPVAFVQPIYFFVSVLAALFTCMFFERINKLQVVIMLSDAVGLGVFTAIGANAAMSHHVDASFLVVSMGVITGIGGGILRDICAQDIPYVFRKEIYAIASILGAISFLITYEMGAHVLAFYICLLVTFIIRVVTVIYNVHFPVFFKTHAKANKSH; encoded by the coding sequence ATGTTATTAATCGAAATATTTACGTTTCTCGGCCTTATCGCCGCTGCCATTTCTGGTACATTAGTTGGTTTAAAGAAAGATCTAGATTTATTCGGTGTCCTTTGTTTAGCTGTAGCTACTGCACTCGGTGGCGGAATTATTCGTGATATTATGATTGGTAACCTACCTCCCGTTGCATTTGTACAACCGATCTACTTTTTTGTCAGCGTATTAGCTGCTCTCTTTACTTGCATGTTTTTTGAACGTATTAATAAACTTCAAGTTGTCATTATGCTTTCAGATGCTGTCGGTTTAGGTGTTTTCACTGCTATCGGTGCAAATGCTGCCATGTCACATCACGTCGATGCTTCCTTCTTAGTTGTTTCGATGGGTGTTATTACAGGTATTGGTGGAGGGATCTTGCGTGATATTTGCGCTCAAGATATTCCCTATGTATTCCGTAAAGAAATCTATGCCATTGCTTCGATTTTAGGAGCAATTAGTTTCCTAATTACGTATGAAATGGGTGCACACGTATTAGCCTTTTATATTTGTTTACTAGTAACGTTCATCATACGTGTAGTCACTGTTATATATAATGTGCATTTTCCAGTCTTCTTTAAGACTCATGCGAAGGCCAATAAAAGTCATTAA
- a CDS encoding acyl-CoA thioesterase, which translates to MDKKFMRESKAIKTTRVFPNDLNNHQTLFGGKLLAEIDSIASIAAARHSRKHCVTASIDSVDFLTPIHQTDSVCYEAFVCYTGKSSMEVFVKVVAENLLEGERRIAATCFITFVALKDGKPSSVPQVLPETEEEYWLYKTGKERAQNKKENRSKSKEMADVLTLSKPWSV; encoded by the coding sequence ATGGATAAGAAATTTATGAGAGAATCAAAAGCAATTAAAACAACGCGTGTTTTCCCAAATGATTTAAATAACCATCAAACATTATTTGGCGGAAAACTATTGGCAGAAATCGACAGTATTGCATCTATTGCAGCAGCAAGACACAGTCGGAAACACTGTGTAACAGCTTCCATTGATTCTGTTGATTTTTTAACCCCAATTCACCAAACGGATTCCGTTTGCTACGAGGCATTCGTTTGCTATACTGGAAAATCCTCTATGGAAGTATTTGTGAAAGTCGTTGCAGAAAATTTATTAGAAGGGGAACGCCGCATTGCTGCTACTTGCTTCATTACATTCGTGGCATTAAAAGATGGCAAGCCTTCTTCTGTACCTCAAGTGTTACCAGAAACAGAAGAAGAATATTGGTTATACAAAACAGGAAAAGAACGTGCACAAAACAAAAAAGAAAACCGTTCAAAAAGTAAAGAAATGGCTGATGTATTAACATTGAGCAAACCTTGGAGTGTATAA
- a CDS encoding oligosaccharide flippase family protein, which translates to MQKSLVSNIFYKILLNTFNIILPILVGPYAYRTLGATSIGTVSSAETIFNYFFIFAVFGVYQYGLREISLVKNDKKKVSQLFTSLYVINFTTSILALGAFVLFSYLGYGDQNLFPVLLIFGFNFISNLFYVEWFNEAHENYDFITKKTVIVRLTYVVLLFALIHGVDDYKKFAGLLALSTFLNHIISFIYVKRQVKFDFSNLTIVPHLKPLVLVVIFSNANMLYTQLDRLFILEVNGEATVAFYVMAFQIMTIINTLMLSVVQVTIPRLSYLSGNATEGEYESLLNKISKVYFITLFPAAIGLMLIAHGAVIIYGGKEYAAAGDTLTVFAFYMISVGIESILSNQIIYVKKKESILVRFLFICGFINLVLNFALVFFRVLTPTTAIITTTIANCTLVVLEYIYIKKKLKVNYTLFDMQKLKYLFYSLTFLPIAFLVKTVISGQILQVIITMLACGLAYALILFIAKDEILFLLLSKIKTRFKRA; encoded by the coding sequence ATGCAAAAATCCCTCGTATCAAATATTTTCTATAAAATATTGCTCAATACCTTTAATATCATTCTCCCCATTTTAGTAGGCCCTTACGCCTATCGAACACTTGGGGCAACTTCAATAGGAACAGTTAGCTCCGCTGAAACCATTTTTAATTATTTTTTCATTTTTGCTGTATTTGGTGTGTATCAATATGGGTTACGTGAAATTAGCTTAGTTAAAAATGATAAGAAAAAAGTTTCACAATTGTTCACAAGCCTATATGTGATTAACTTTACAACAAGCATCCTGGCTCTAGGGGCATTCGTACTCTTTAGTTACCTTGGATACGGTGACCAGAATTTATTCCCTGTACTACTCATCTTTGGATTTAATTTTATTTCCAATTTGTTTTATGTAGAATGGTTTAACGAGGCGCATGAAAATTATGATTTCATTACGAAGAAAACTGTTATCGTTCGACTTACTTATGTAGTGCTTCTTTTCGCTTTAATTCATGGAGTGGATGACTATAAAAAATTTGCTGGTTTATTAGCCTTATCGACGTTTTTAAACCATATCATCAGCTTTATATATGTGAAGCGTCAAGTTAAATTTGATTTTTCTAACTTAACAATTGTTCCACACTTAAAACCTTTAGTATTAGTTGTTATATTTTCAAACGCCAATATGCTATATACACAATTAGACCGCCTCTTCATATTAGAAGTTAACGGAGAAGCTACGGTTGCTTTCTATGTAATGGCCTTTCAAATTATGACCATTATTAATACACTTATGCTAAGTGTTGTACAAGTTACAATTCCAAGGCTTTCTTATTTATCAGGAAATGCAACTGAAGGAGAATATGAATCATTACTAAATAAAATTTCAAAAGTATATTTCATTACGCTGTTCCCAGCTGCTATCGGTTTAATGCTTATTGCTCATGGAGCCGTTATTATTTATGGTGGAAAAGAGTATGCTGCCGCTGGTGATACATTAACGGTTTTTGCATTTTATATGATTTCAGTAGGAATTGAATCTATTTTATCAAACCAAATCATTTACGTGAAAAAGAAAGAAAGTATTTTAGTGCGCTTTTTATTCATTTGCGGTTTTATCAACCTTGTATTAAATTTCGCGCTGGTATTCTTCCGCGTACTTACACCAACAACAGCAATTATTACAACAACGATTGCTAACTGTACGTTAGTTGTCTTGGAATATATTTATATAAAAAAGAAATTAAAAGTAAATTACACATTATTCGATATGCAAAAGCTAAAATACCTGTTTTATTCACTGACATTTTTACCAATTGCATTCTTAGTGAAAACGGTGATTTCAGGACAAATTCTACAAGTTATCATTACAATGTTAGCATGTGGACTAGCTTATGCACTTATCCTATTCATAGCGAAAGATGAAATTCTCTTCCTGTTATTAAGCAAAATAAAGACACGATTTAAACGAGCTTAA
- a CDS encoding glycosyltransferase family 2 protein: MKFSLIMATCGRRDDIIDLLQSLEKQTYKNFELIVVDQNDTPISDLFEDYKEKFAINYIYTPIKGLSRARNAGLKVADGDIIAFPDDDCIYETNVLDSILETFNNDKDIQFISTNTTNVEGTGSLIHAPETNIILNDKYGFMGPSFALFFTKQFVQDVGTFDEDLGVGSGTIYGAGEETDFVLRGMKNGYTGLFKKDLFVYHPVKEEVINEQSLKRATSYAGGFGRVIRLHYGFPYFLRAVAAATFRMTQNISNDKRKFHANRLKGIVRGYFK; this comes from the coding sequence TTGAAATTCTCTCTAATCATGGCCACTTGCGGCAGACGTGATGATATTATTGATTTACTACAATCATTAGAAAAACAAACTTATAAAAACTTCGAGCTTATTGTAGTTGACCAAAACGATACACCAATTTCTGATCTCTTTGAAGATTATAAGGAAAAATTCGCAATCAACTATATTTATACGCCTATTAAAGGATTATCCCGTGCCCGTAATGCAGGCTTAAAAGTAGCTGATGGTGACATTATTGCTTTTCCAGATGATGACTGTATTTATGAAACGAACGTACTTGACAGCATTCTAGAAACATTTAATAACGATAAAGATATTCAGTTTATATCAACAAATACAACAAATGTTGAAGGAACAGGATCATTAATACATGCGCCAGAAACAAATATTATTTTAAATGATAAATATGGATTTATGGGGCCATCTTTTGCACTATTCTTTACAAAACAATTTGTACAAGATGTCGGTACATTTGATGAAGATTTAGGTGTTGGATCAGGAACAATTTATGGGGCTGGTGAAGAAACTGACTTCGTGCTGCGCGGTATGAAAAATGGATATACAGGACTATTTAAAAAAGACCTATTCGTATATCATCCAGTAAAAGAAGAAGTCATTAATGAGCAATCATTAAAAAGGGCGACTTCCTATGCCGGCGGTTTCGGAAGAGTAATTCGTTTACATTATGGCTTCCCTTACTTTTTACGTGCGGTTGCAGCCGCTACATTCCGCATGACGCAAAATATTTCGAATGATAAACGTAAATTCCATGCAAATCGTTTAAAAGGAATCGTTCGAGGTTATTTTAAATAG
- a CDS encoding NAD(P)H-binding protein yields MKKTLVLGASGSMGYAITKELCGRGIGVVAFSRNKEKLEDLFCGEERIQIVAGDVFKQENIVEAAKGVDVIFHAVNIPYTDWELKQPKLLKNILETTKYHGAKLAMVDNIYAYGRQGGEKVTEETIKKPHTKKGKIRLQLELMAKQAGVPVLTAHFPDFYGPNAESTLVHHTLQGVLANKISSFVGDKKLAREYIFTPDGAKAIVELALRDEAYGQNWNIPGSGVITGEEMIGHIRELTGYTKPIMTVKKRMIGMLGLFDKQMKEFLEMLYLTEEPVVLSGEKYESYIGEVPKTSYYEGLKETILFLKGRN; encoded by the coding sequence ATGAAAAAGACGTTAGTATTGGGAGCATCTGGATCAATGGGGTATGCAATTACAAAGGAGTTATGTGGGAGAGGGATTGGTGTAGTTGCCTTTTCAAGAAATAAAGAAAAGCTAGAAGATTTGTTTTGCGGGGAAGAAAGAATACAAATAGTAGCAGGAGATGTATTTAAGCAAGAAAATATAGTGGAAGCTGCTAAAGGTGTAGATGTTATATTTCATGCTGTAAATATACCGTATACAGATTGGGAACTAAAGCAACCAAAGTTACTAAAAAATATATTAGAAACGACGAAATATCACGGTGCTAAATTAGCGATGGTAGATAATATTTATGCGTATGGGAGACAAGGAGGAGAGAAGGTTACAGAAGAAACTATAAAAAAACCACACACAAAGAAGGGGAAAATTCGTTTGCAGCTTGAATTGATGGCGAAGCAAGCTGGGGTGCCAGTACTTACTGCTCATTTCCCAGATTTTTATGGGCCAAATGCAGAAAGTACGCTTGTTCATCATACATTGCAAGGTGTTCTTGCAAATAAAATATCTAGCTTTGTCGGGGATAAGAAACTTGCTAGGGAATATATTTTTACACCGGATGGAGCTAAAGCTATTGTCGAACTAGCATTACGTGATGAGGCATATGGACAAAACTGGAACATACCGGGCTCTGGTGTAATTACAGGGGAAGAGATGATCGGGCATATAAGAGAATTAACTGGATATACGAAGCCTATAATGACTGTAAAAAAACGTATGATTGGAATGCTTGGCCTATTTGATAAACAAATGAAGGAATTTTTAGAAATGTTGTATTTGACAGAAGAGCCAGTGGTGTTGAGTGGGGAAAAGTATGAGAGTTATATTGGTGAAGTACCAAAGACATCTTACTATGAGGGACTAAAGGAGACTATTTTGTTTTTGAAAGGGAGAAATTAG
- a CDS encoding TetR/AcrR family transcriptional regulator, whose translation MSPRRAVKQELTREMIMNAARDLFIKQGYQHTSMRKIAAELGYSHGSIYYHFKNKAELFYAMVEQDFQFLNKKLDEINALNLKQAEQLKAVLFGFIEFGLRNQSHYEIMFLIKDDELKECLADGPNVSYEKFASVISSLCKGNINVMTVWSVFLSLHGFVAHYCGSGQTFKDVQELAKAHVDFIAKSLLM comes from the coding sequence ATGTCGCCAAGAAGAGCAGTTAAACAAGAATTAACGAGAGAAATGATTATGAATGCAGCGAGAGATTTATTTATAAAACAAGGGTATCAGCATACTTCAATGCGTAAAATCGCAGCAGAATTAGGATATAGTCATGGTTCAATTTATTATCATTTTAAAAATAAGGCAGAGCTTTTTTATGCGATGGTTGAACAAGATTTTCAATTTTTAAATAAAAAATTAGATGAAATTAATGCTCTAAATTTAAAACAGGCAGAGCAATTAAAAGCAGTTTTATTTGGATTTATTGAATTCGGTTTACGAAATCAAAGTCATTATGAAATCATGTTCTTGATTAAAGACGATGAATTAAAAGAATGTTTAGCAGATGGGCCAAATGTTAGTTATGAGAAGTTCGCTTCTGTTATATCTTCTTTATGTAAAGGAAATATAAATGTAATGACAGTATGGTCTGTTTTTTTATCATTACACGGATTTGTTGCACATTACTGTGGAAGTGGTCAAACATTTAAAGATGTACAAGAGTTAGCTAAAGCACATGTGGATTTTATTGCAAAATCGCTTCTGATGTAA
- a CDS encoding ABC-F family ATP-binding cassette domain-containing protein: MIQDTILKWTEDTMSLLTVENLGHTFGDRTLFKDVSMRLLAGEHVGLVGANGVGKSTFMNIITGQLIHDEGRVEWTPGTHYGYLDQHTILRPGRTIRDVLTDAFLPLFEKEKELNIIAEKMGTATPEELEELLDQMAEIQDALEAGGFYLLDIKIEEAARGLGIDAIGLDRDVSALSGGQRTKVLLAKLLLEQPEVLLLDEPTNYLDVEHIQWLTNYLKEYPHAFLLISHDTEFMNKCVDVIFHLEFSKMTRYTATYEKFLELAEINKNQHLNAYQKQQEFIKKQEDFIAKNKARYSTTGRAKSRQKQLDRMERIDRPETAIKPEFSFKECRASSRFVFEGEDVEIGYTHALLPKLTMTIERGEKIAIVGCNGVGKSTLLKTILGKIKPLSGKTSLGDFLEPAYFEQEVKAENLTPIDDVWNTFPSLDQHQVRAMLARCGLKNEHISRPLSQLSGGEQAKVRLCKLMGEESNWILFDEPTNHLDVTAKEELKKALKAYKGTILLVCHEPDFYQDWITKVWNVEEWALQND; encoded by the coding sequence ATGATTCAAGATACTATTTTGAAATGGACGGAGGACACTATGAGCTTATTAACAGTTGAAAATTTAGGTCATACATTTGGTGATCGTACACTATTTAAAGACGTATCAATGCGTTTATTAGCAGGAGAACATGTTGGATTAGTCGGCGCAAACGGCGTTGGCAAATCAACATTTATGAATATTATTACTGGGCAACTTATCCACGATGAGGGACGCGTAGAATGGACACCTGGTACACATTACGGATATTTAGACCAGCATACAATCTTAAGACCGGGCAGAACGATTCGTGACGTATTAACAGATGCATTCTTACCTTTATTTGAAAAAGAAAAAGAACTCAATATCATTGCAGAGAAAATGGGGACAGCTACACCAGAAGAATTAGAAGAACTTCTAGACCAAATGGCAGAAATACAAGATGCACTTGAAGCAGGTGGTTTCTACTTACTAGATATTAAAATTGAAGAAGCTGCACGCGGTCTTGGAATTGATGCAATTGGATTAGACCGTGATGTTTCTGCATTAAGTGGTGGACAGCGTACAAAAGTATTACTTGCAAAACTATTACTTGAACAACCAGAAGTACTATTACTAGATGAGCCGACAAACTATTTAGATGTTGAACATATTCAATGGTTAACAAATTACCTAAAAGAATATCCACATGCGTTCCTTTTAATTTCCCATGATACGGAATTTATGAACAAATGTGTTGATGTTATTTTCCATCTAGAATTCTCAAAAATGACGCGTTACACAGCGACATATGAAAAATTTCTAGAGCTAGCTGAAATCAATAAAAATCAACATTTAAACGCTTATCAAAAGCAGCAAGAATTCATTAAAAAACAAGAAGATTTCATCGCAAAAAACAAAGCTCGTTATTCGACAACAGGTCGTGCAAAGAGTCGTCAAAAACAACTTGACCGCATGGAGCGTATTGATCGCCCAGAAACAGCTATTAAACCAGAATTCTCTTTCAAAGAATGTCGCGCAAGCAGTCGCTTTGTCTTTGAAGGTGAAGACGTAGAAATTGGATACACACATGCATTATTACCAAAACTAACGATGACAATTGAACGCGGAGAAAAAATCGCAATTGTTGGATGTAATGGTGTTGGTAAATCAACATTATTAAAAACAATCCTAGGTAAAATTAAACCGTTAAGCGGAAAAACAAGCCTTGGGGACTTCTTAGAACCTGCATACTTCGAACAAGAGGTAAAAGCTGAGAATTTAACGCCAATCGATGATGTATGGAATACATTCCCAAGTCTAGATCAGCACCAAGTTCGGGCAATGTTAGCACGATGTGGTTTGAAAAACGAGCATATTTCTCGTCCTTTAAGCCAATTAAGCGGCGGAGAGCAAGCGAAAGTCCGTCTATGTAAATTAATGGGTGAAGAAAGTAACTGGATCCTGTTTGATGAGCCAACAAATCACCTTGATGTTACAGCTAAAGAAGAATTAAAAAAAGCTTTAAAAGCATATAAAGGAACAATCCTTCTTGTATGTCACGAACCAGACTTTTACCAAGATTGGATAACAAAGGTTTGGAATGTAGAAGAATGGGCCTTACAAAACGATTAA
- a CDS encoding glycosyltransferase family 39 protein, translating into MPNLSFDKINSFLIKALLLLCLTIFAFITWDSYLTIKEYLQIRTLISAPTIMVIALLFFVVAYTINKYMSRVVFIILLTLLAFSIRLIWIIKIPTAPLTDFALIYNGAVQAAHGDFSFTSTGYFTSWVYQLGFTMYEAFIIKIFGEGTFIIKLLNILYCTGTTLLVYQITSKVFNEWSGRIAGLIYAVHIPNIMMSSVLTNQHLATFFFYLGFYLLITKGLSSKYMWIFIGITLSLGDIIRPLGMLILIAVAIYIFLQGMIGRPKKTIINSIKKLCGIFAVFYLVHYIISFALISTGVTQYPLSNRDPLWKFVVGLNHETSGGYSVADAEYIMSLEIGEERTSEEKRIIKERLSDPEKVLSLFRDKFALMWGGIDSAPLWSLTMEPTDNINNLKDTATKYERYMYTATMLFGIVSLLYLIATKQKNIHYTLFLLLIIGYVTVHFLIEYQTRYRYFIIPSFTIIQSYGLYICYQLITKMKVPKQGHKVKP; encoded by the coding sequence ATGCCAAACTTATCATTTGATAAAATAAATTCTTTTCTCATAAAAGCTTTATTGTTATTGTGTCTTACCATATTTGCATTCATTACATGGGATTCATACTTAACAATTAAAGAATACTTACAAATTCGAACTTTGATAAGCGCCCCCACCATCATGGTAATTGCGCTACTCTTTTTTGTTGTGGCATACACCATCAATAAATATATGTCACGAGTAGTATTTATTATTTTACTAACCCTTTTAGCTTTTTCTATTCGCTTAATCTGGATTATAAAAATTCCTACTGCACCTTTAACTGATTTTGCACTTATATATAATGGTGCAGTTCAAGCTGCTCACGGAGATTTTAGTTTTACGAGCACCGGATATTTTACTTCATGGGTCTATCAACTCGGATTTACAATGTACGAAGCCTTCATTATTAAAATATTTGGAGAAGGTACTTTTATAATAAAGCTTTTAAATATTTTATACTGTACAGGAACTACGTTACTTGTTTATCAAATTACTTCAAAAGTATTTAATGAATGGTCTGGCCGTATTGCCGGATTGATATATGCAGTACATATCCCAAATATTATGATGAGTTCTGTATTAACGAACCAACATCTTGCTACATTTTTCTTTTATCTGGGATTTTATTTGTTAATTACAAAAGGATTAAGCAGTAAATACATGTGGATTTTTATAGGAATTACGTTGTCCTTGGGAGATATCATTCGACCACTTGGCATGTTAATATTAATAGCTGTAGCTATTTATATTTTCCTACAGGGAATGATAGGAAGACCTAAAAAAACGATTATTAACTCTATCAAAAAGTTATGTGGTATTTTCGCGGTTTTCTATCTTGTACACTATATAATAAGTTTTGCTCTTATCTCAACCGGAGTTACACAATATCCATTATCTAATCGTGATCCCCTTTGGAAGTTTGTAGTCGGACTTAACCATGAAACATCAGGCGGATATTCTGTTGCAGATGCAGAATATATTATGTCACTCGAAATTGGGGAAGAGAGAACATCTGAAGAAAAGAGAATCATTAAAGAACGACTATCAGACCCAGAAAAGGTTCTATCGCTATTTAGAGATAAATTTGCTCTTATGTGGGGTGGCATTGACTCAGCTCCATTATGGAGCTTAACTATGGAGCCTACAGACAATATAAATAATTTAAAAGACACTGCTACAAAATATGAAAGATATATGTATACAGCTACTATGTTGTTTGGTATCGTATCACTCCTATACCTTATTGCTACTAAACAAAAAAACATTCACTATACATTGTTTTTATTATTGATTATCGGATATGTAACTGTTCACTTCTTAATTGAATACCAAACAAGATATCGCTACTTCATCATTCCAAGCTTTACGATTATTCAAAGTTACGGGTTATATATATGCTATCAACTTATTACTAAAATGAAAGTTCCTAAACAAGGTCATAAAGTAAAACCTTAA
- a CDS encoding glycosyltransferase family 2 protein, which produces MDKLISVVVPMYFEEEVAQECYNRLKSVMIQNNINYEFVFVNDGSTDRTMEILKEIAANDYRTKVVNFARNFGHQTAVTAGIDCASGDAIVIIDADLQDPPEVIPELIAKWQEGYEVVYAKRKQRKGETWFKLLTAKYFYRFLNYMSDIDIPKDTGDFRIIDRKVADVFKQMTERNRFIRGMMSWVGFSQTYVEYERDERFAGETKYPLKKMIKFASDGIIAFSTKPLRIVMTLGIMSVFISIAVLLYSVIIKIVGQDIQTGWASIMVAITFFSGIQLLGLGIVGQYIARIYDESKNRPIYIVKETINVDQKDTSDSKREKVSSL; this is translated from the coding sequence ATGGACAAACTCATTTCAGTTGTCGTTCCTATGTATTTCGAAGAAGAAGTAGCACAGGAATGCTATAATCGTTTAAAATCTGTCATGATTCAAAATAATATTAATTATGAATTTGTATTTGTAAATGACGGCAGTACAGATCGAACAATGGAAATTTTAAAAGAAATTGCTGCAAACGATTATCGTACTAAAGTCGTAAATTTTGCTCGTAATTTTGGTCATCAAACAGCTGTAACAGCAGGTATTGATTGTGCGAGTGGGGATGCTATCGTAATTATAGATGCAGACTTACAAGACCCACCAGAAGTCATTCCTGAACTTATAGCAAAATGGCAAGAAGGCTATGAAGTTGTTTATGCAAAAAGAAAGCAACGTAAAGGTGAAACTTGGTTTAAACTTTTAACAGCTAAGTATTTTTATCGTTTCTTAAACTATATGTCTGACATCGATATTCCAAAAGATACAGGTGATTTTCGAATTATCGATCGTAAGGTAGCAGATGTTTTCAAACAAATGACAGAGCGCAATCGTTTCATTCGTGGGATGATGTCTTGGGTTGGATTTAGCCAAACATATGTTGAATATGAAAGAGATGAACGCTTTGCTGGTGAAACAAAATATCCGCTAAAGAAAATGATTAAATTTGCATCGGATGGTATTATCGCATTCTCTACAAAACCGTTAAGAATCGTCATGACCTTAGGCATAATGTCTGTTTTCATCTCTATTGCTGTTTTACTATACTCTGTTATCATAAAAATAGTTGGACAAGATATTCAAACAGGCTGGGCATCTATTATGGTTGCCATTACATTCTTCAGCGGAATTCAATTACTTGGCCTTGGAATCGTTGGGCAATATATCGCCCGGATTTATGATGAAAGCAAAAACCGTCCAATTTATATTGTGAAAGAAACAATAAATGTTGATCAGAAAGATACTTCTGATTCGAAAAGAGAAAAGGTAAGTTCATTATAA